The Aedes albopictus strain Foshan chromosome 2, AalbF5, whole genome shotgun sequence region tgagatcttaaggctgaagaaatcgtcaccaatacaaccgccaacactgagcactcaatgatgtcggccttatcaacgacgaccccctcagtcccaaacccaattatcccacactacccaagtaaccaccctgctgaagccgtaagcaccacacgcacaaagcacacacacaccgacacgcaccaccccacacaaaccaccaaggccgaacaaaagcggaaatcggtgccaccactgctgaatcacgagtttttcagtataattcagcaatcgtagatccattcttcgaccctactcagccctaacggtccatagcaatgcctgtcaatatatgcgcctcacacatgcaacccctacaccctaacagtatggtcacttgggtatccctgggttttgacatgatggtcagggatcacagccatcaaaacgttccacactttatcagggcttacgacctgtagacatgatgatttctcaatagtttcaagctctttcggaccttccgctattggagaccatcatggctagcggtgttaaaaAAGAAATTCGGCTAATATTATAAACAAACCAATCGTTCGGTAGGTATAATGGCTGCGAATGATAACCGTAGCTTACACCGGCTCAGTAGACCATTGGTAGTCAATGATAGAAGTTTATAATTTTTACTATGAACCATTATAATTTAAGTACTTTTGGTGTTGAGAAAACTCGGGAAGAAGTTGATGCTGTAGGAAGTCAGCAGGACCGTAGTAAAGGATACCTGAAACTATATCATTCGCATGTTTCAGAGCTTCCCACCGTGGTTCGTCAACTTCCAGGATCCGTTCGAGCTGTATCGCGCCCAACCGAGCTATCTCTGGTGCCAGGCTTCGTTTCTGTTGGGTGCATTGCTTTGTATAGTGCACGCAATCAAACGGGGAGGACGTTGGCCGTATCTGTTTCTAGGTGCCCTTTGCCATGGATTGGTCGTCGAGCTGATCACTTATTACGTGCCGAGTATTGATAATTTTTGGCACTCCAAAACGCCAATAGATTTCTTCGGTCACCGATTGCCGCTGTACATTATCTTCCTCTGTAAGTACAATCAGCTGTGTGAATTTAACGGTTGAGTTTATCTTATCTGTACGGCTGTTGCGATTTCGAAACCAGATCCAGTATTCTACTATCAAGCGCACTGGGCCGTATCCAAATTGCACCTGAAATGCCGTTGGTCGGAGCACATGGCAGCTGGGCTGTTGGTGGTGCTCATCGATTTGCCGTATGACATCGTTAGCGTGAAGTTTGTACATTGGACATGGCACGATACCGATCCGAACATAGCCGATCGACACTACTGGGTACCGTGGAACTCGTACTACTTCCATGCCACGTTTGCATTTGCGTTCTCGTTCTTCTTTCACAACGTGCGGAAATGGATCGACCGGAGGAAACTGGATCGCTGGCAAGCGGGATCGGTGAAAGCTGAACTGGCTGCTGTGCTAGTGGCTGCACTGCTTTCGTTCCCTGGAGGAGCGTTGCTGTTCATTCCGTTGTACCATCCGTTCCACGACTTCTACAATGTTCCTGGAGAGGTGACAGCAGTTACTTTGCTTTTCGTATTTCTGACGACGCTTTGGAAGTTTGACCGGAAAAGCAATCGCAGACTGCCTGAGCGGTATGGTTGGTAACTATTCAAGTTACTCATTGATTATCaattagtaccgtaaaccggggtcaaattaatcttcgggtcgaaattgatcagccgGTTTTCCGTTAGATTAaacaacaaaaacacgtattaGGTATATCTGATTCCAACCGCATGATACTTGTatggaaaatatttaaaatatgttttatctAACAAAAAATCATCTGTTCAATTTCGTCGaaccggagatcaatttgaatgGTTTAAATGGTAGAATCACCAAGTTCTACCATTTAAACCATTTTGAAGATCGTCTCGGCTTTTTGCGAATCCTTGCATCGTTTCAATTCTTCCAGCTTGGATACAATGGGCCGTGCCCTGATGGCTCATCTTGTCATCCACTATTCGGTGTTCTTTGCAATGGTTGCCTTCCTCAATCCGGAGGACGTAGTTGCGGCCGGTCTTCACGAACCCATCGGTGACTGTGATGCCAAAACGCCGGTTCATACCGTGCTGAAAACTCTGGAAAAGCGAACCTACCTCTGCGCGGAAGATTACGATGAGAAGTACTTCGACTTTCACTGTCTGGCGCGGCAACCCAAGTCGGGATCCTATTGGTACACAATTTGCGGAACACCGTTTGAGTAAGTGTTAATAGAAGTGCTTAGGAAGATTTTCAGACTGTCAATGAAGGCTTTCTTTCAATTATCATTGCAGAAACCGGGCAGAGTACGTTCTGGTATTATCTTTAATTTGTTTCGTCGCATCAATGGTCTTCCGTACGATACACTTCGATTACGACGTTCGTTTCGATATCTACGATTTGGTTCGCAAGGATAAGAAAGGACAAGCAGCCAAGGAAGGCAAAAAGAACAAATAAAGATAAGGTAATTCTACTAGATACACCAATAAACTGATTGAAACAAACTATTAGAGATCTTAACACTTCAATTGAAAATGCCCGGTTTACTAGATCAAGTTGTCAATTACATAATTCTTACCGAGTAAAACAAACTTTTAACGAGATTAATTAAATGGGAATTGGTCTTAAAAGTCTTTAAAGCATTCGCctataccgtaatctggggggaagttgatcacttttcctctattcttttgaataaaatcaagtaCAATACCCATgactccaaacaaatatttttacaaacatgtactgagtggatCTGCTTCAAAttccgtaaacgaaattcttacaagaaattgctaaattttataaaaattgctcaaatggccaaatttgaaaactttcaatccggggtAAAGTTGACCAACCGACATAACATTCTAagaatggaaaattattgaacaaattaaatttgatgatgctgaatctgaaaaagtttttaaaattctcACAGCTGATGTAATttgtatgttaaaaataaaataaagtttagtaagttacagaatcacccacattaaacgcctaaaggtacgCAATTGCCCTAAAAAACGTGTTACTTTCGCAAAAATATGCTTTTTATGAATAAAACTTATATGTTAACATCAAATTTAAcccaaagctatgttcaataagcctacctTGAATAAATTAAAGTGTTTTGTGAGTCATCTGATATACAAGGCATTGCTGGGAGGCGATTTTTTTAAAGGCAGTCTTTTCACCGAGTTTCAATACGCATccaaaaaagtcgatatttttatgtaaaatctgtcacaattgccataaaaatttcaaaaattcttcaaatatattcacacgatcgatttacatcaaaagttcttccattgaaacagaattgtGGCGTCCTCAGCTGTTGAAGGACGTGGACCCCattgtgatcaacttcaccccgctgatcaactaccccccagattacggtacctaCTTTCTATAAGCTTCAATTTACCTCTACCTAATTAACTAGCACGAAATAAACCATAACAGCCACCAAGAGAATTCCCCCCGACACCAGGCCATAAAGCAAATAGTTCGCCTCTTTGGTTTCCTCCACCTGGGTTCGTTTCCGTTCTCGGTACTTCTTGGGGCCGAACTTCTTCTCGTACTCTTCCAGAGCACGTTGATTTTCCGCTTCCTCCTGTTCGCGTTGGAGCCTTTCCCTGTCGCTACGCTCGCGGGTTCGATTCTGTTTGACCTTCTCACAATTTTCGTCACACTCCAGTGCCTTGGATTTCGTACGCGCTGCACAGTTGACCTCCATTCTGCGGGAGCGGCATTCGCAGGTTATTTTCACCTTTTTGCTACACGACTCCGGATTTGGACAGTCACCGGAGTGACACGTGGAGTTGCAACGGTGGCCGCAGGGGAACTGCAAATGAAAATTTATGCCATATATAAATCATTTTATAGAAATAACTTGCAAGAgttatatttttttcaacaagCCGTAGCGTTGAATGCTAGGGTATtgatattcagcaagaccatgttgagggtgTCAGGTATCATTCCCGATTGGTACAGAAACTTTTTGTAACAGAAATTTTCTAGATTTCATTGGGCATAGagtagagtatctttgtgccctgccacacggtatacacatgcaaaatgatcattggcaaagGATGCTCTCagccaataactgtggaagtgctcatggaacacaaggaatctacggccctggaattcAAATTTTAGCgacgatgggacactatcctacggtgtttcaagcagagatttttgctattttaaaatgcgcaaatatctgccttcagagaaaatacagatatgcaaatatttgcattttctcagatagtcaagctgcactaaaatcATTGTGTGCTTACAAATGCACTTCAAGGcacattctttcactgcgcagattgtgccaagggaactcaacaagcttatactgggttccaggtcacattgaagggaatgaaatggcagacgagcttgctgaaagtggttccaattcacagtttgctggtccagaaccatAATGtgctatatcaaactgtacaataaaaatggTCCTGAAATGCtaggctgagcagagggtgatattaAATTGGATGAATGTCAAaatttgcaatcagtcaaaacgatttacgACACCAAATGggcaactctcgctgagaccggcccactatttacaccttgtcttcaagaatgtttaaggtgccgattttctgaaagccctcgctaaaaaagtaagacaaatgcatttggttactcaaattgatggacccccgttagttacagccacagcaatttttgcagacccctcgattttggtcaaatggtggctcattcaaaccgttataactcgaaagtttctccaaaaaccacctcaaaacattttttttaccatgagggcaaccaccgattttcaaaatctttgcatcaattgaaagctgaggcatttatacataacatatcaaaaaattagagttgtctttttttcatatcaaaagttatttgcagttttgtaaattaagccacgttttctccatacattttcatgcgcaccggcaacgacgacATGCAatagcatccgagtttacgcctgcatgtatacacaaaggctcgtgccgcaaaatttggccaaatcggaggttcgtttccgtttttgactgtttcttaatgatgcgggcattgctttcacaacttttgaaaagcttaaaccttcagctttccattagtggcctcagaatttaaattcgtgttcgtaaacactgcgaaataacgctgaatttatgtaaacggccggcactggGCCCAGTGcgaaaaagtggcatgatttacaaaacggcagataacttttgaaagaagaaaaaagacatctctaattttttgatttgttatgtataaatgcttcaattgatgcaaagattttgaaaatcggtggttgccctcatggtgaaaaacatgtttttgtataaaaatccaagttggcggccaaaatcaatatggccgaccaaacttttaattattgtaaatagtagctctatctttcctcttttcaataacaattcgttttgaggtggtttttggagaaactttcgagttataacggtttaagtgagccaccatttgaccaaaatcgaggggtctgcaaaaattgttgaggCTTTACCTAACagagggtccatcaatttgagtaaccaaatgcatttgtcttactttttagcgagagctttcagaaaatcggcaccttaaacatttttgaagacaaggtgtaaatagtgggccggtctcagcgagaataacccaatgcttataaaacaaaaagctcttagagcacaataagagagctctatgtacatacactggcctagtaactggacactatTGGCCAGCCAAAATATTGGCCAGCTTCGGAGTGATATCTGTCATTTTGTAATACAGTACGTAAAATCTCGGAACATCTgatttgcagttgtggtgctttatacacgcgcaggcaaagatttctaaatagtgggtGCTTGCAACACAgtaagatctggtctgcagaacctggaataggtcttggagtttataaaTTCCGTGTAGCAACACCAAACACCAAAGCCGCGTAAGagggagcgaaaacacgaggagccaaagccgtaacccgtcaatgctattcggctctcaagaaggaagtgaactcctattcgcataacagtctcaTCTTTGCTGACGAAGGCGCaaatatcgacgacattcgtttTCTCTACGGTATTGCACGTAGTGAGACTAGACTAAGTTAAAGCTACAATGTTTCACGGGCACACGTCTGGACAACTATtgatcgacccggctgaccagttgaaacgctggtacgAGATCTCTCAATTCGGCTCTCGGCACCACCATGATAGCTCAGGACTGAAATCAAATCCAAGGGGAATACAACACAGAGCTTATTTAGTCAAGTATACTTACATTTTTAATACATTTCTGTCCGCAGCTCAGTACTTGCTCTCTGAAGAGTTTCAGTTCATCTTCGGACTTGTCGTTGCTGTAGAATTCATGACATTTGTAGAAAATCTGCGTCAAACCGCAATGGCAGGTGGTTTTTGTGGGAGCCTGACACGGATAGCACGGAGGAGGATGGCATGGTCTCTTACACGGATGGCTGCATCCATTTGGTCTTGGAATGGCACATCCAGCCGTACAGGACTGACACTTGGGTTCCTCCTCGGTCGAGTTGAGGTTTTTCACCACATGACACTGCTTGGGACACGTATGAACTCCACACTTCAAGGCTCGACCGCACTCTCTGCCACAAGATGTAGGCTTAGAATTGTAGCACGGCCAAAGGGACGTTTCATGGCCTCCAATGCAGGTTACGGGTACCTTAATTTCACACGGAGGATGCGGCAGCCGTTTGATTTCAACCTGAATTTGAATACATTCGTTAGTAACAATACTTAGTAGAGAATCAAACAACTGTTTATAAATATGAACTTACTATCTCCGTAGGAGCATCCCACGGACCAACGGGTTTGAAATTCTTATCCTTGGTTACAACTTTCACAGCATCATGG contains the following coding sequences:
- the LOC109422472 gene encoding uncharacterized protein LOC109422472 isoform X2, encoding MNHYNLSTFGVEKTREEVDASFPPWFVNFQDPFELYRAQPSYLWCQASFLLGALLCIVHAIKRGGRWPYLFLGALCHGLVVELITYYVPSIDNFWHSKTPIDFFGHRLPLYIIFLYPVFYYQAHWAVSKLHLKCRWSEHMAAGLLVVLIDLPYDIVSVKFVHWTWHDTDPNIADRHYWVPWNSYYFHATFAFAFSFFFHNVRKWIDRRKLDRWQAGSVKAELAAVLVAALLSFPGGALLFIPLYHPFHDFYNVPGEVTAVTLLFVFLTTLWKFDRKSNRRLPERLDTMGRALMAHLVIHYSVFFAMVAFLNPEDVVAAGLHEPIGDCDAKTPVHTVLKTLEKRTYLCAEDYDEKYFDFHCLARQPKSGSYWYTICGTPFENRAEYVLVLSLICFVASMVFRTIHFDYDVRFDIYDLVRKDKKGQAAKEGKKNK
- the LOC109422472 gene encoding uncharacterized protein LOC109422472 isoform X1, producing MNHYNLSTFGVEKTREEVDASFPPWFVNFQDPFELYRAQPSYLWCQASFLLGALLCIVHAIKRGGRWPYLFLGALCHGLVVELITYYVPSIDNFWHSKTPIDFFGHRLPLYIIFLYPVFYYQAHWAVSKLHLKCRWSEHMAAGLLVVLIDLPYDIVSVKFVHWTWHDTDPNIADRHYWVPWNSYYFHATFAFAFSFFFHNVRKWIDRRKLDRWQAGSVKAELAAVLVAALLSFPGGALLFIPLYHPFHDFYNVPGEVTAVTLLFVFLTTLWKFDRKSNRRLPERYGCLDTMGRALMAHLVIHYSVFFAMVAFLNPEDVVAAGLHEPIGDCDAKTPVHTVLKTLEKRTYLCAEDYDEKYFDFHCLARQPKSGSYWYTICGTPFENRAEYVLVLSLICFVASMVFRTIHFDYDVRFDIYDLVRKDKKGQAAKEGKKNK